One window from the genome of Alnus glutinosa chromosome 13, dhAlnGlut1.1, whole genome shotgun sequence encodes:
- the LOC133854274 gene encoding transcription factor EGL1-like isoform X1: MATGPQMEERVPENLKKKLALAVRSIQWSYAIFWSISARQPGVLEWGDGYYNGDIKTRKTIQALELNADQLGLQRSEQLRELYDSLSAGEANPQSRRPSVALSPEDLSDTEWYYLVCMSFVFNIGQGLPGRTLAKGEPIWLCNAHFADSKVFSRSLLAKSASIQTVVCFPFLGGVVELGVTELLLEDPSLIQHVKTSFLEIPHPIISKKSAGAGNKRSGNNPACAVLDQGILEIKLVPHVQCEELDMVSPSNSSNGFEPNQPAEDSFLVEGMNGGASQVQSWQFMDEEFSNCVHHSMNSSDCISQTFVEPEKAVSVPKGELVNDHCLQDLQECTHTKMCLLDLRSNDLHYQTVLSSLLKSSHQLILGPCFQNYQQESSFVSWNKKGLAHCQNPGGETPQKLLKKVLFVVPRMHVGGLLDSPEDNGIKDVVWRPEADEIGMNHALAERRRREKVNERFFILKSMVPSISKDDKLSILDNAIEYLKELERRVEELESCRELTEVEARTKRKSQDSVERTSDNYGNYKTNDIKKSLINKRKACDIDETEPERNYIVPKEGLTDNVIVSMTNREVLIQMRCPSREGVLLEIMDAVSNLQLDCHSVQSSTVEGMLSLIIKSKFKGSVVASAGMIKQALQRFTRKC, from the exons ATGGCTACTGGGCCCCAGATGGAAGAGAGGGTGCCtgaaaacttgaagaaaaaacTTGCTCTAGCTGTGAGAAGCATCCAGTGGAGCTACGCTATCTTCTGGTCCATTTCTGCTAGACAACCAGG GGTCTTGGAGTGGGGTGATGGATACTACAATGGAGATATTAAGACAAGGAAAACAATTCAAGCTTTAGAACTCAATGCCGACCAACTGGGGTTGCAGAGGAGTGAGCAATTGAGAGAACTATACGATTCCCTCTCAGCTGGTGAAGCTAACCCACAATCTAGAAGGCCTTCAGTAGCATTATCCCCTGAAGATCTTAGTGACACTGAGTGGTATTACTTGGTTTGCATGTCATTCGTGTTCAACATTGGACAAGG GTTGCCTGGAAGAACGTTAGCAAAAGGTGAACCAATCTGGCTATGCAACGCCCACTTTGCAGATAGTAAGGTTTTCAGTCGCTCTCTGCTGGCAAAG AGTGCATCTATTCAG ACTGTGGTATGCTTTCCATTTTTGGGAGGTGTGGTCGAGCTGGGGGTGACCGAGCTG CTTTTGGAGGACCCTAGTCTCATTCAGCACGTTAAAACTTCTTTCTTGGAGATTCCACATCCCATAATTTCCAAGAAATCCGCAGGTGCAGGAAACAAAAGGAGTGGCAATAATCCTGCTTGTGCTGTGCTTGATCAGGGCATTCTGGAAATCAAATTAGTGCCACATGTACAATGTGAAGAATTAGATATGGTTTCTCCCAGTAACAGTTCAAATGGCTTTGAGCCCAATCAACCGGCAGAGGATTCGTTTTTGGTTGAAGGAATGAATGGGGGAGCTTCTCAAGTACAAAGCTGGCAGTTTATGGATGAGGAGTTCAGTAATTGTGTCCATCATTCCATGAATTCTAGTGACTGTATATCTCAAACTTTTGTAGAACCTGAAAAGGCTGTCTCTGTTCCTAAGGGTGAACTGGTGAACGACCATTGTTTGCAGGACCTTCAAGAATGCACTCACACAAAAATGTGCTTACTGGATCTCCGGAGCAATGATCTGCACTATCAGACTGTTCTTTCATCCCTTTTAAAGAGTTCACACCAGTTGATTTTGGGACcatgttttcaaaattatcaGCAGGAATCCAGTTTTGTCAGTTGGAATAAAAAAGGTTTAGCACATTGTCAAAATCCAGGAGGCGAAACCCCGCAAAAACTATTGAAGAAGGTTTTGTTTGTAGTTCCTCGGATGCATGTTGGTGGCTTGCTCGACTCCCCAGAAGATAATGGCATTAAAGATGTAGTATGGAGACCGGAGGCTGATGAAATTGGTATGAACCATGCATTAGCTGAGAGGAGGCGAAGGgaaaaagtaaatgaaagattttttattctaaaatcgATGGTTCCTTCAATTAGCAAG GATGACAAATTATCTATACTTGATAATGCAATAGAATATCTAAAAGAGCTTGAGAGAAGGGTTGAAGAGTTGGAATCTTGCAGGGAGTTGACAGAGGTAGAAGCTAGGACAAAAAGAAAATCGCAAGATAGTGTAGAGAGAACATCTGATAATTATGGCAACTACAAAACTAATGACATCAAAAAATCACTGATAAACAAGAGGAAGGCTTGTGACATCGATGAAACGGAGCCAGAGAGAAACTATATTGTACCGAAAGAAGGTTTAACCGATAATGTGATTGTCAGCATGACTAATAGAGAGGTTCTAATTCAGATGAGATGTCCTTCGAGGGAGGGAGTGCTGTTAGAGATCATGGATGCAGTAAGCAATCTCCAATTAGATTGTCACTCGGTTCAATCATCTACTGTTGAAGGGATGCTTTCACTGATCATTAAATCAAAG TTCAAGGGATCGGTTGTTGCATCAGCAGGGATGATCAAGCAAGCACTTCAGAGATTCACTAGGAAGTGTTGA
- the LOC133854274 gene encoding transcription factor GLABRA 3-like isoform X2, translating to MATGPQMEERVPENLKKKLALAVRSIQWSYAIFWSISARQPGVLEWGDGYYNGDIKTRKTIQALELNADQLGLQRSEQLRELYDSLSAGEANPQSRRPSVALSPEDLSDTEWLPGRTLAKGEPIWLCNAHFADSKVFSRSLLAKSASIQTVVCFPFLGGVVELGVTELLLEDPSLIQHVKTSFLEIPHPIISKKSAGAGNKRSGNNPACAVLDQGILEIKLVPHVQCEELDMVSPSNSSNGFEPNQPAEDSFLVEGMNGGASQVQSWQFMDEEFSNCVHHSMNSSDCISQTFVEPEKAVSVPKGELVNDHCLQDLQECTHTKMCLLDLRSNDLHYQTVLSSLLKSSHQLILGPCFQNYQQESSFVSWNKKGLAHCQNPGGETPQKLLKKVLFVVPRMHVGGLLDSPEDNGIKDVVWRPEADEIGMNHALAERRRREKVNERFFILKSMVPSISKDDKLSILDNAIEYLKELERRVEELESCRELTEVEARTKRKSQDSVERTSDNYGNYKTNDIKKSLINKRKACDIDETEPERNYIVPKEGLTDNVIVSMTNREVLIQMRCPSREGVLLEIMDAVSNLQLDCHSVQSSTVEGMLSLIIKSKFKGSVVASAGMIKQALQRFTRKC from the exons ATGGCTACTGGGCCCCAGATGGAAGAGAGGGTGCCtgaaaacttgaagaaaaaacTTGCTCTAGCTGTGAGAAGCATCCAGTGGAGCTACGCTATCTTCTGGTCCATTTCTGCTAGACAACCAGG GGTCTTGGAGTGGGGTGATGGATACTACAATGGAGATATTAAGACAAGGAAAACAATTCAAGCTTTAGAACTCAATGCCGACCAACTGGGGTTGCAGAGGAGTGAGCAATTGAGAGAACTATACGATTCCCTCTCAGCTGGTGAAGCTAACCCACAATCTAGAAGGCCTTCAGTAGCATTATCCCCTGAAGATCTTAGTGACACTGAGTG GTTGCCTGGAAGAACGTTAGCAAAAGGTGAACCAATCTGGCTATGCAACGCCCACTTTGCAGATAGTAAGGTTTTCAGTCGCTCTCTGCTGGCAAAG AGTGCATCTATTCAG ACTGTGGTATGCTTTCCATTTTTGGGAGGTGTGGTCGAGCTGGGGGTGACCGAGCTG CTTTTGGAGGACCCTAGTCTCATTCAGCACGTTAAAACTTCTTTCTTGGAGATTCCACATCCCATAATTTCCAAGAAATCCGCAGGTGCAGGAAACAAAAGGAGTGGCAATAATCCTGCTTGTGCTGTGCTTGATCAGGGCATTCTGGAAATCAAATTAGTGCCACATGTACAATGTGAAGAATTAGATATGGTTTCTCCCAGTAACAGTTCAAATGGCTTTGAGCCCAATCAACCGGCAGAGGATTCGTTTTTGGTTGAAGGAATGAATGGGGGAGCTTCTCAAGTACAAAGCTGGCAGTTTATGGATGAGGAGTTCAGTAATTGTGTCCATCATTCCATGAATTCTAGTGACTGTATATCTCAAACTTTTGTAGAACCTGAAAAGGCTGTCTCTGTTCCTAAGGGTGAACTGGTGAACGACCATTGTTTGCAGGACCTTCAAGAATGCACTCACACAAAAATGTGCTTACTGGATCTCCGGAGCAATGATCTGCACTATCAGACTGTTCTTTCATCCCTTTTAAAGAGTTCACACCAGTTGATTTTGGGACcatgttttcaaaattatcaGCAGGAATCCAGTTTTGTCAGTTGGAATAAAAAAGGTTTAGCACATTGTCAAAATCCAGGAGGCGAAACCCCGCAAAAACTATTGAAGAAGGTTTTGTTTGTAGTTCCTCGGATGCATGTTGGTGGCTTGCTCGACTCCCCAGAAGATAATGGCATTAAAGATGTAGTATGGAGACCGGAGGCTGATGAAATTGGTATGAACCATGCATTAGCTGAGAGGAGGCGAAGGgaaaaagtaaatgaaagattttttattctaaaatcgATGGTTCCTTCAATTAGCAAG GATGACAAATTATCTATACTTGATAATGCAATAGAATATCTAAAAGAGCTTGAGAGAAGGGTTGAAGAGTTGGAATCTTGCAGGGAGTTGACAGAGGTAGAAGCTAGGACAAAAAGAAAATCGCAAGATAGTGTAGAGAGAACATCTGATAATTATGGCAACTACAAAACTAATGACATCAAAAAATCACTGATAAACAAGAGGAAGGCTTGTGACATCGATGAAACGGAGCCAGAGAGAAACTATATTGTACCGAAAGAAGGTTTAACCGATAATGTGATTGTCAGCATGACTAATAGAGAGGTTCTAATTCAGATGAGATGTCCTTCGAGGGAGGGAGTGCTGTTAGAGATCATGGATGCAGTAAGCAATCTCCAATTAGATTGTCACTCGGTTCAATCATCTACTGTTGAAGGGATGCTTTCACTGATCATTAAATCAAAG TTCAAGGGATCGGTTGTTGCATCAGCAGGGATGATCAAGCAAGCACTTCAGAGATTCACTAGGAAGTGTTGA
- the LOC133854274 gene encoding transcription factor GLABRA 3-like isoform X3 has protein sequence MIFRLFYFIFFKKKKRIGQGLPGRTLAKGEPIWLCNAHFADSKVFSRSLLAKSASIQTVVCFPFLGGVVELGVTELLLEDPSLIQHVKTSFLEIPHPIISKKSAGAGNKRSGNNPACAVLDQGILEIKLVPHVQCEELDMVSPSNSSNGFEPNQPAEDSFLVEGMNGGASQVQSWQFMDEEFSNCVHHSMNSSDCISQTFVEPEKAVSVPKGELVNDHCLQDLQECTHTKMCLLDLRSNDLHYQTVLSSLLKSSHQLILGPCFQNYQQESSFVSWNKKGLAHCQNPGGETPQKLLKKVLFVVPRMHVGGLLDSPEDNGIKDVVWRPEADEIGMNHALAERRRREKVNERFFILKSMVPSISKDDKLSILDNAIEYLKELERRVEELESCRELTEVEARTKRKSQDSVERTSDNYGNYKTNDIKKSLINKRKACDIDETEPERNYIVPKEGLTDNVIVSMTNREVLIQMRCPSREGVLLEIMDAVSNLQLDCHSVQSSTVEGMLSLIIKSKFKGSVVASAGMIKQALQRFTRKC, from the exons atgatatttcgattattttattttattttttttaaaaaaaaaaaacgcattgGACAAGG GTTGCCTGGAAGAACGTTAGCAAAAGGTGAACCAATCTGGCTATGCAACGCCCACTTTGCAGATAGTAAGGTTTTCAGTCGCTCTCTGCTGGCAAAG AGTGCATCTATTCAG ACTGTGGTATGCTTTCCATTTTTGGGAGGTGTGGTCGAGCTGGGGGTGACCGAGCTG CTTTTGGAGGACCCTAGTCTCATTCAGCACGTTAAAACTTCTTTCTTGGAGATTCCACATCCCATAATTTCCAAGAAATCCGCAGGTGCAGGAAACAAAAGGAGTGGCAATAATCCTGCTTGTGCTGTGCTTGATCAGGGCATTCTGGAAATCAAATTAGTGCCACATGTACAATGTGAAGAATTAGATATGGTTTCTCCCAGTAACAGTTCAAATGGCTTTGAGCCCAATCAACCGGCAGAGGATTCGTTTTTGGTTGAAGGAATGAATGGGGGAGCTTCTCAAGTACAAAGCTGGCAGTTTATGGATGAGGAGTTCAGTAATTGTGTCCATCATTCCATGAATTCTAGTGACTGTATATCTCAAACTTTTGTAGAACCTGAAAAGGCTGTCTCTGTTCCTAAGGGTGAACTGGTGAACGACCATTGTTTGCAGGACCTTCAAGAATGCACTCACACAAAAATGTGCTTACTGGATCTCCGGAGCAATGATCTGCACTATCAGACTGTTCTTTCATCCCTTTTAAAGAGTTCACACCAGTTGATTTTGGGACcatgttttcaaaattatcaGCAGGAATCCAGTTTTGTCAGTTGGAATAAAAAAGGTTTAGCACATTGTCAAAATCCAGGAGGCGAAACCCCGCAAAAACTATTGAAGAAGGTTTTGTTTGTAGTTCCTCGGATGCATGTTGGTGGCTTGCTCGACTCCCCAGAAGATAATGGCATTAAAGATGTAGTATGGAGACCGGAGGCTGATGAAATTGGTATGAACCATGCATTAGCTGAGAGGAGGCGAAGGgaaaaagtaaatgaaagattttttattctaaaatcgATGGTTCCTTCAATTAGCAAG GATGACAAATTATCTATACTTGATAATGCAATAGAATATCTAAAAGAGCTTGAGAGAAGGGTTGAAGAGTTGGAATCTTGCAGGGAGTTGACAGAGGTAGAAGCTAGGACAAAAAGAAAATCGCAAGATAGTGTAGAGAGAACATCTGATAATTATGGCAACTACAAAACTAATGACATCAAAAAATCACTGATAAACAAGAGGAAGGCTTGTGACATCGATGAAACGGAGCCAGAGAGAAACTATATTGTACCGAAAGAAGGTTTAACCGATAATGTGATTGTCAGCATGACTAATAGAGAGGTTCTAATTCAGATGAGATGTCCTTCGAGGGAGGGAGTGCTGTTAGAGATCATGGATGCAGTAAGCAATCTCCAATTAGATTGTCACTCGGTTCAATCATCTACTGTTGAAGGGATGCTTTCACTGATCATTAAATCAAAG TTCAAGGGATCGGTTGTTGCATCAGCAGGGATGATCAAGCAAGCACTTCAGAGATTCACTAGGAAGTGTTGA